The region CTGCCTGTGACTCGGTCGCGATAAAGCTGTGTGAGTACTTCCAAAGCAATGTCTATCTTCGGGAGCAGTTGCAGAAGCAGATTGATTACCGCTCTGATTATCAGCTGATCCGGCTCTTTTCCCGATCAGTAACGCGCAAAGGATTGAAATCGGTGCCGCCGCTATTACTAAAGCATTCCAACTGTTCGAAGAAGACTTACAAACACCTTGGAGTGTCGAGTATTATGGAGTACCGAATCACGGTGGCTACATTGTCCACTGTCGGGAGACTGGTTACCGATGGCCTCAGTAAGCTTAAGTTTTTCACTCACATTTTTATCGACGAAGCGGGCGCTTCCACCGAACCAGAGACATTGATAGGGATCATGGGCGTGAAGCAGACCACCAATTGCCATGTGATCCTTTCCGGAGACCACAAACAGTTGGGCGCCGTGATAAAAAGCAATAGGGCTGCTTCGCTGGGACTCAGCCAATCTCTGATGGAGCGATTGCTTCGCACAGATCTCTACCAGCTGGATGAAAACGGTAACTATGATCGCAGCCTGCAAACGCGTCTGCGTCAGAACTATCGTTCCAATCCGGAGATCGTGCGTTTGTTCAATGAGTTGTACTATAACCGAGAGCTCATTGCCCAAGCTCCTGCGGCTGAAGTTAACATGGCAGCGTACTGGAAACTACTACCCAACGCAGAGTTTCCAATCATATTCCAGGCAACTCATGGAAAGACCTCGCGTGACGAACAGTCCACCAGCTCGTACAACCGGCTGGAGGCGCAGGTTGTCTGCTGGTATGTCAAGCGCCTCCTTAACGACGGACTGGGCAGGGGCACAAAGGTGAGTCAAGAGGATATCGGCATTGTGGCTCCGTACACTGCTCAGGGAAAACTCCTGAGCCAAATGCTCAACAGCCAGGGACATGGAAATGTTGAGGTGGGCAGTGTGGAGACCTATCAAGGCCGAGAGAAGCCCATAATCATTGCCAGTTTGGTACGGTCCTTTACCAACATGGGATTCATGCGAAATCCCCGTCGCGTCAACGTTCTCCTTTCGCGGGCCAAGTCCCTGCTGATTCTAGTCGGTAATCCTGTGACCCTTCGCCATCACCGCGACTTCCAGTACATAATCCGGGAGTGCAAACAACGAGGTACTTATCTCTACAAGAAAAAATGCAACCAGCAGCAGCGGCCGGACTTCTTACCCGATCTGGATGAGGACGGCTTCGACGCCACCTTGCCATACTGCTCTGATTCTGATGATGAAGAGCTTACTCCGTGGTTTGCTAGAATGCCGCTTGACATAAGCGTGGTCAAGGGCAAAGGCGAAGACCAGAAGCTCCAAGCTATTCGTAAGTATTTTTTAGTGGATGTTCATGTATtggtaattaatttgtttatattctAGATGACAGTCCGGCATCCATgcgttttaaaattaagataaaCACCCTAAAGTCGGACGTCAAGGCTTTGCAAGCCAAGCTATCGAAAATTCCAATGCCGAGCtcccagaaaaattgaaacTTCCGCAGTTAAACTTAACTCATAAGTTGGCATATAGAAGCTAAAGGAAATATGATTTAGATTTAGATTTAGGAAGAAGAATAGACTTAGGTAAAATGATAAAAGTGAGACCCATAGAATAATACGAGTTTAAGGTGCATTTTCCAGAAGAAAGTTCTTAAACCTGAAATGGATTACTACATTGATCTGTTAAACAGAAGTattggtattattttttttaatgcaagttatatatataagaatTCTTAGTGCAGTCTTGGAATAAACTGCAAACAGAAGGATACCACTGATATTCCACTCAAAGGTCtgcaaatgaaaaaaaaaacaaggaagAGAATATTAACTTACAAATTACCGACAAAAGAAGTACAAACGGATGAGTTTCATGAATGTTTAGTTAGCTGCgacgtttcttttttttttctctattttttaaCAGTGTTTTATATACGCTTCTAATATTAtatcattatatatttatatatttaagcaatgtctACATAATTAGTAAAACGATTCAAAAATACAATGGAGTTGCTGCGTTAGGTTTcgaaaaatgtttcaaaatagtTTCGTTCTTGCATATTAAATActcgattctatttttttttcaacgcTTCTTGATCATTGAAATTCGTTCAGTCTTTGTTAATTAACAACTTTGTTAATGTGTTTAaatgtttttgcttttttttttggtattttttttttaaatttaagcaaATATAAGAGAAATGTGTGTTTACGAAAGAAATGCCAAGTAGAGTTAATAAACGTTTGTTCGATTTAAAAcctttgtttctgtttttggttcgtattaaaatatatatatatattattattcttCATATAAGCTCGGTTAACGCTTTTCTAAAATGTTTCTGCGAGTGTAACAACTACATttggtatatatattcaagACCCAAAGACCGCTCCAACCAGGCCGCCAACATTTTTCCAGTGTTATATCGGTGTCTGGATTTTGATCTACTTTTGGATGTTAAACTAAAGTACCATCCGCCTAACTCCGCATTCCATGCAGAATTTGGCGTGCTCAATGATGAACTTGGCGCCACATTCGTGGCAGAATTTGGACATTTTCATACTCGAAGACATGCTGGACGTGCTGGAGTGTTGCCGGCTGAACAGAGAGTGTTGTGATGTGCTCGGTGTCATCAGTACAGAGGTGTTGTTATTGATGGTGTTACTGTTGTAAGCTGGCGGGGATTGGgcctggtgctgctgctgctgttggtaaTTGTAGTTGCTGGTaagctgctggtgctgctggtgctgttgaTTCTGTTGCACTTCCAGAGAGTTCTCCGATCCGCTGCTGGACGACTCGGCACCATCGCCACTCCCATTGTTATTGATGATGCTGCTCCCGTTATTGGCGAAGAGACGCTGCCGGGCCTTGAGGGTTCCGTACTTGATTTGGGCCTGGGTGGAGGCATCGGACAGGTTGCTGGCCAACTTGGCGCTCGCCGTGTGCGGACGCATAAGTTGCAGTTCACTGGAGCGCTGACGGGACAAGCTGAACGGGGAATTGCTGCTTAAATGAAAAAGGATTAGCTTTAGAAATCACAATCCACTTAATCTCTTACCTTCCGTATGCAGAATCCGTGCTTATCTTGGAGCCGGTCCCACGCGACAGCATGGTGTAGCTGTCCAGGCTGCTTAGCTCATCCGAGTCCGCCGATGGCGACGGTGTCGGTGGAGAACTTCCTTCTACCTGCTGGTGCTGCAGTGGCTGCTGTTGAAATGTGTGTTGCTGTTGGCCATTTGGTTCTGGATCTCTGATCTGTTGCTGTTCCTCGCTTCGTCCACCATTCGCTATCAAGGTCCGCCTCATGGACGCACCCGCCTCCTCGCCTAGCTGCCGGAAATCGCTCTGCATCTTCTGGATCAGGTTCTTGGCATTATTCAACTGCACGTTGGGAGCCAAAACGCAAGAGCTCGAGGACGGGACCAGTCGATTGGAACTCAATTGGCTGGGCCGATCACCGAGCTCCTCGCCGACGTCCTCCGTGTCGCTAATCTTGCTGAACTTGGCGTGCTCCGGTTCGTTGCCGTTTTCGATGTGCAGGACATCGATGGGGGTCTGCGAATTGCCGACCATATGGCGGAGGGAATCTGGCGATATGGGGGATTTGCCCTGGGCATTCGCCTCCGTTTCAATGCTAATGAAGATCTCCCGCTTCTGCTGATCGTCCGCTGAGTTTCTATTGAAAATCTCCCGCTTCTGTTGATCCTCGGCGGCGGCACGTTTCTCCAGCTCCGCCAAACGGCTTTGAGTCTCCAACTCCACCAGGCGGCTCTGCTTCTCCATCTCGGCCAGGCGAGTCTGCATCTCTAGCTCCGTCAGGCGGCTTTGCTTCTCCATCTCGGCCAGGCGGCTCTGCTTCTCAATCTCTGCCTGGCGGCTCTGCTTCTCAGTCTCAGCTTGGCGGCTCTGCTTCTCAATCTCCTCATGCTGGCTACTGACATCCGTATTTCCGGACATATTCGAATCGGACCTGTGGGCGTGGACATCTTTAGacttattgttattattggaCTGGTGGTTTtgatggtgttgttgttgttgttgttgttgtgtggcTGTCGGTTGTGGCGTCGAAGTCGCTTTCTGGAACGAGCGCTGGCGGCTCGTCGAGCGATTCAGAAGGAACTCGCGACAGTCCTTGAACAGGGGGAACTGCTCGTCGTCATTCTCGTTTTCGAATGAGGAGAGGAACTCCTCGAAGTCAAAGTCATCGAAGGTGGGCATATTGCTGTGTCCATGCACCATGGGCATCACCATGGGCAGTGGGTTGGCCAGGAGCtgcttttgctgctgctgccagcACTGCTCGTCGAATTCAATGGAGGACCGGTTCGCCTCGTCATCCGCCGAGCATCCAGAGCTGGCATCTCCAGCATCCTCGGGTGAGGCATCGTAGAGGAACTGATTGCGTCCCAATCGCATCTTCCGCTTAAGGAGATTCCTGGCCTCTCCTGACTGCCGCCTCTCGTGGACTATGGTGGATTGGGAGCTGCTGCGGCTCCGGCTCTGGGACAATTGCTGCGGCGTGGAACTAGCATCGGAGGAAACACCACTATTCACATGCAGGTTGTCGCAGGCATTGATCAACTTGGGATCTATATAATCTCCGGCCACAGAACCAGTTGTGGATCCGAGGCCCGATCCCAAACCAATCTCCCGTCTGGGCCCGAAGATGCTCTCCAGCTTGATGGGCGTCACTGGCTTGTTGATGGGTTCCAGCCGCAAAGGAGTGACTATGGGCGGGTAGCTGCTGTTCTCCTTAACCACAGTTGGGGATTGAGGCGTGGGAGCCACCGGCGTCAAGGGCGGAAGCTGCGTGGTGGTCGTGGGCGTGCTCTGGGCCAGGCTCTTGGCAGAGTTCTGCTTGCTCAGATTGTTGCTCTTGTCCTTCAGGTCCTTGCTAGTTAGCTGAGTAGCCAGTTCAGTAGCCGCCGCCGCCTTGGCATTCAACTGCTCCAGCTCGTGCTCGTATTTCAGGAACACGGCCAGGGAATCGGTCTTGGCCACACTCCGCGTCGGCTGCGGAGACGAGGTATCGGTCTCAGTGGACACTCCACCCACTGGCAGCTTCATCATCTGTTTCCGGTTGGAGGCACTCGTATCGCGGCGCACAACCCTCGGACTATGGAAATCGTTACCACAGGCAGCCCGGACAGGCATCTCATCGTACTCTTCTGGCTTCAGGAAATTCGTAGAGATGGGTCCTTCGTCGGACAGACCTCTTTGGATGGTGGGCCGATAGTTGGTGGCGAACAGCGGTCGACTGGGCAGCAGGGGCGTCCTGCGTGGTCCCCTGAGGGACGATGTGCGTCTGAAGTTGGAGACTGGCTGAACCTTGGGTGTGACTTGGGCAGGTCGACTGCCCAGGCCGGAAGAGGTCAGGGAGGTGGTCATGGATATACTGGGTGCGGCGAAAGGTGTAGCTGTCAATGGTGTCTTAGGTTTGTTGGGGGTCGGTACGACCTCCTCCTGCGGCGGCGGCGTGTTGGGTGAGCAGAGCTCCTCCAGCTGCCGCTTGGCCGAAAGGAAGGGGTCGTATTTATCGCCAAGGCCGctgttaaataaaatatttaaataatttaataatcggtaaaaaaatttagttaaaatattaGTAAACCACCCATGGGTTGCTCTACCTGGCTGTCGTTTGTTTGGATTCATTTTGAGTTTTGGGATTCACTTTTAAGACTACAAACCTCTTCAAGCGGCGCTTGCCATTGGGAGCTGTCTTGATGTACATGGTGCCATTCTCGTCCTGCTCGAGGAGCACCAGGCGACGGCTAACGTTGTTGCCCTGCTTGATCAGGGGCGGCAGGGTCATCACTGGCTCCTCCACTGCCGCCACTATCTCCTCCTCTTCCTCACTCAGTGGCTCCTCCACCACCACTCGGGTATCGTCCTTCTCCAGGTCATCGTCGAAGTCAAGTTCGCTGGTCTCTTCATCTTGATCGTAGGCCTCCTGTTCTTTTATCTCGTTCCCCAGCTCCAAGCGTGGTAGGGAGACCTTCCCAATGGATTGATTGATGGCCTCCAGACTCTGCTTCAGTTGGGGCATCGGCAAAGCTCTCATGGGCTCCGAGCTACTCAGGGCACCAGTGAAACCTGCCCCGGAACGCTTCTTAGGCCGGCACAAGGTGCGCATGGTGGTGGACTCCAGCTTTATCTGAATCTCGGCTCGAGGAGACTCGTCCTCGGAGACGGAGAAGGTTGCTTCGCGTTGCTTCCGGTGCAGAGGCACCAAACTTGAGTCGAGCGAGGCAAACTCCACATTATTGGGCAGGACTGCATCTTGTTCCAGAGCGCGCAGCTCAAGATTTGGATTCTCCCGGTTCCGGAGGCGTCTACGTGCCTGGCGCACCAGTGGTATAGAGGTATGGGAGGTTTTGGCCGCCAAGCGGGCGATTTCTTGATCATCCAATTGGACATTGCAGATTGGTGTTCCACCTGAGACGGAACAGCGTGCAGGAGATTCAAAGGAatttctattaggaatgttttCAAGCTCTGAAGGTACCTGCACTCCGAAACTGTATAGTTCTACTTTAAGAAATAAATCCCCTCAGATCAATCCCTTTATTTCTAATTCTAATTTACTATATCTTTCCTTCGTTCCCCTTGACTTCCTTTTTAAAAACTGAAAAGCCCAGTGGAGGCACTTCCACCTGGACTAACACCAGAGGAAACCTTAATGCTTGGCTGGTCTCTCAAATGCCCCGATGCGAGGCGCACTAATTAACGATCATGAAATCGTTCCGGGTTCTTAGATCTTACAAGTTGGAGTGTGTCGGAAGATAATTGGAAAACTGCATGCACCATGGAGGGAAAGGCTCTAGCCCAATCCCCCAATCCCAAACCCACCCGTACCTTTGCGCTTGATCAACCCGTTGAGCTCATCAAAAGTCATGGTTACTTGCGGAAGATTGGGCAGGCTGATCTCCTTGTCGCCCATCTCCAGTTTGTCCCGCCGGGATCCACTCTTGCGGCTCCGGGCGGGCTTGAGCGCTTGGGGCTCCACGCGCCTCAGCCGGTCCATGGTCTCGTCGATTTCGCTGCAGGCCTCCGACGGCTTGCGCTTGGAACGGTGGCTTATCCGCTCCCTGGGTGGCGGCGAAGACGGCGGATCCTCGTCATTTGGCCTGTACAGGCTCATCTGGTTGTTGGTGACCTGGGTGGTGCCGCGAGAGGGTTCGCCTCGAACCTTAACCATTTGATTGCTGAGGATCAGGGCGAGGCATGAGTGAAGATCGTTGACTGACGGCACTAACTACAGTGTGTATTCGAACTATGCGACGGTGGCTATAATTACGTTATACGATTTACGGTTTACGGCTTACGGTTTACGGATTAGACAACGACAATGCCAGTAGAGCAGCGGGGGTTAACGACTAACTAGTCTAGTCTCTAACTATAATACTCACTTATCGCTGTGCACGGACGAGGTCATCGATAGAGACATCATGTTAGGCTTGGGTGCTGACATGTCTCCCGCTTCCAGTACCTCCTCGTGGTGACCGGAGTACTTGTCCCGGGCGAGGGATCGCTTCGTCCTGCCGAACATCgcaattaaatggaaaaaaatgagAACAAGAATCACAAAcagaaaaattaatattggGTTGTCAGCAAGATTTGGGTATTGTAGTTCCATATGTATGTCAGTTCCCGCCAGGCTTACTTTAGATTGGGTGGCCGGTACTGTTTCCTTGCCTCCAAACGTTCCTTTGCCTTGCTTGTCTCCTGGGAGTTCCCAGACTTCATTGTGGCCTGTATGGCCTTCTCCTTGCACCACTCCACGTGGCGGTCGAAGGCCTTCGGGTTGAAGCTGCGGTCGCAATGGGGGCAGCGATCGCAGGCAGGTGCCTTGATGCGTTTGGCCAAAGATCGTTCCCTCGGTGCTGGTGGAGCTGCAGCCGGAGATGGTGTGGCAGCCGCCACTGGAGCCGTGGCCAATGGTGCTGAATCCCCAGAGTTGTTGGAGAGGGTGGAGGCTGCCTTGCGCAGAGAAGCTCGAGCTGTGGAGCGAACCATTTCGGTTTGTGATTTGCGACGGACGGGTAGGGGCGAGCTAACGGGCTGTTAAcgaataaaaaattcattaattttaatagagCCAATCTTTAGAATGTTTTGGGTATTTTTAGAATATTTATGTTACTTTTTTGGgttaaaatataaagactTTCATCAGTCTTTTGAGTGTACTATGCCTACGGAACGTTTTCTTACTTTTCTAAGATGGTTAGGCGGTTCTCAGATGGTTCTTgtcataattttaatattttaaatacaaatctACAGtcttttgtaattaaatcTCTTCTTCAGACTCCAAAAACCCTAAATCTATTAAATACTAATAAAGACTCCCAAAAAGACCCCCAAGAACTCACCTCTGGTGCTGCCTCCCGGTTTTGGGACGATGGCGAGACCCCTGGATTACGTTCCGCATTCGGCAGGCCAAAGTTCTTGGGCAGCACATAGGTGGACAAGGAGGTGCCCTCACGGCGCTGACGGGACGAGTCGAAAACCTTGCGCTTCTTGGACGACTTCTCACAGATGACGACGTGTTTGCGAAGGGCACTCAGGTTGAAGGTGCGACTGCAGCAGGGACATGGTGTCAGGTCGCTGCTTTGGATGGGGACGTGCTCCGGCACTGGAACAGGCAGACCGCTGGTCaaaggcggcggcggcgggggCAGCGGATCGTCGTCCGTGCCCCGGATAGTGTCCTCGGCGTCCAGATCCGTGGTGGCGTTGATAGCTGAACAGAACGAGAAAAGGAACGGGGTTGAAAAGTGAGATACGAATATCGACtggagttttttttaaggataGCTGCGAGCACTTTGGCAATGTTTTGTAGATGATGTGACTTAAAAACTAAATGTTTTCTCTACGCTAACAAAATAACAATTGAATCGAAATCATGAAAATTCCAGCTTGCTCACTCCGGGCGTGTTTTCTTCCATAAATACTTCAGAGTTGAAAGGTAAAGGGACCACCAGGTGTTGCGATTTGAACTTGAGCCAAAAGGAAAAGGGCTTGGCTCTGCAAAGGGAAAGTCTAGACTCCACAGTCTAGAGACCGAGGAAAAGTCATGGAAAATGGCTGACAGCCAAGTGAAAAGCACTTTATGGtggattgttttttttttttttttggagcgaCAAGTTGTCTGTCTCGCAATAaattcccccaaaaaaacacaataggGGCTCTTCTCTATTAGCCGCGTTTAATTTATTGCCATTATTTTGGGTCTTTGGTGCGCTGCCTATAAATTGGTATTTATCCGCCTGGCCGGAGACTGATGAAATGTGGCCATGTCCAAATCGAGAAGCTGGTCACCGCCAAACGCTTTGGGAATGCAAGCCGTGGGCGGGTATTT is a window of Drosophila bipectinata strain 14024-0381.07 chromosome 2R, DbipHiC1v2, whole genome shotgun sequence DNA encoding:
- the LOC108132933 gene encoding putative leucine-rich repeat-containing protein DDB_G0290503 isoform X3, with amino-acid sequence MATSESSRRPLEAIFIATPPHTPLLQHSSVTRTTTPRELPTMYHFDFAINATTDLDAEDTIRGTDDDPLPPPPPPLTSGLPVPVPEHVPIQSSDLTPCPCCSRTFNLSALRKHVVICEKSSKKRKVFDSSRQRREGTSLSTYVLPKNFGLPNAERNPGVSPSSQNREAAPEPVSSPLPVRRKSQTEMVRSTARASLRKAASTLSNNSGDSAPLATAPVAAATPSPAAAPPAPRERSLAKRIKAPACDRCPHCDRSFNPKAFDRHVEWCKEKAIQATMKSGNSQETSKAKERLEARKQYRPPNLKTKRSLARDKYSGHHEEVLEAGDMSAPKPNMMSLSMTSSVHSDNNQMVKVRGEPSRGTTQVTNNQMSLYRPNDEDPPSSPPPRERISHRSKRKPSEACSEIDETMDRLRRVEPQALKPARSRKSGSRRDKLEMGDKEISLPNLPQVTMTFDELNGLIKRKGGTPICNVQLDDQEIARLAAKTSHTSIPLVRQARRRLRNRENPNLELRALEQDAVLPNNVEFASLDSSLVPLHRKQREATFSVSEDESPRAEIQIKLESTTMRTLCRPKKRSGAGFTGALSSSEPMRALPMPQLKQSLEAINQSIGKVSLPRLELGNEIKEQEAYDQDEETSELDFDDDLEKDDTRVVVEEPLSEEEEEIVAAVEEPVMTLPPLIKQGNNVSRRLVLLEQDENGTMYIKTAPNGKRRLKRSDSNMSGNTDVSSQHEEIEKQSRQAETEKQSRQAEIEKQSRLAEMEKQSRLTELEMQTRLAEMEKQSRLVELETQSRLAELEKRAAAEDQQKREIFNRNSADDQQKREIFISIETEANAQGKSPISPDSLRHMVGNSQTPIDVLHIENGNEPEHAKFSKISDTEDVGEELGDRPSQLSSNRLVPSSSSCVLAPNVQLNNAKNLIQKMQSDFRQLGEEAGASMRRTLIANGGRSEEQQQIRDPEPNGQQQHTFQQQPLQHQQVEGSSPPTPSPSADSDELSSLDSYTMLSRGTGSKISTDSAYGSNSPFSLSRQRSSELQLMRPHTASAKLASNLSDASTQAQIKYGTLKARQRLFANNGSSIINNNGSGDGAESSSSGSENSLEVQQNQQHQQHQQLTSNYNYQQQQQHQAQSPPAYNSNTINNNTSVLMTPSTSQHSLFSRQHSSTSSMSSSMKMSKFCHECGAKFIIEHAKFCMECGVRRMVL
- the LOC108132933 gene encoding uncharacterized protein isoform X5, with translation MSKKMWNKIFKSKSQKSQPLGKINKRHSRGIYEEYQQLNDLLAGEKAQLNFNQNEKENDHGNGCGNANGNANINVFEQQPQQSSFNSLQLSEAQQQHHQQLQQQQQQQLSTFSRVRNTFSLKRNKKQPTNAKSTINATTDLDAEDTIRGTDDDPLPPPPPPLTSGLPVPVPEHVPIQSSDLTPCPCCSRTFNLSALRKHVVICEKSSKKRKVFDSSRQRREGTSLSTYVLPKNFGLPNAERNPGVSPSSQNREAAPEPVSSPLPVRRKSQTEMVRSTARASLRKAASTLSNNSGDSAPLATAPVAAATPSPAAAPPAPRERSLAKRIKAPACDRCPHCDRSFNPKAFDRHVEWCKEKAIQATMKSGNSQETSKAKERLEARKQYRPPNLKTKRSLARDKYSGHHEEVLEAGDMSAPKPNMMSLSMTSSVHSDNNQMVKVRGEPSRGTTQVTNNQMSLYRPNDEDPPSSPPPRERISHRSKRKPSEACSEIDETMDRLRRVEPQALKPARSRKSGSRRDKLEMGDKEISLPNLPQVTMTFDELNGLIKRKGGTPICNVQLDDQEIARLAAKTSHTSIPLVRQARRRLRNRENPNLELRALEQDAVLPNNVEFASLDSSLVPLHRKQREATFSVSEDESPRAEIQIKLESTTMRTLCRPKKRSGAGFTGALSSSEPMRALPMPQLKQSLEAINQSIGKVSLPRLELGNEIKEQEAYDQDEETSELDFDDDLEKDDTRVVVEEPLSEEEEEIVAAVEEPVMTLPPLIKQGNNVSRRLVLLEQDENGTMYIKTAPNGKRRLKSGLGDKYDPFLSAKRQLEELCSPNTPPPQEEVVPTPNKPKTPLTATPFAAPSISMTTSLTSSGLGSRPAQVTPKVQPVSNFRRTSSLRGPRRTPLLPSRPLFATNYRPTIQRGLSDEGPISTNFLKPEEYDEMPVRAACGNDFHSPRVVRRDTSASNRKQMMKLPVGGVSTETDTSSPQPTRSVAKTDSLAVFLKYEHELEQLNAKAAAATELATQLTSKDLKDKSNNLSKQNSAKSLAQSTPTTTTQLPPLTPVAPTPQSPTVVKENSSYPPIVTPLRLEPINKPVTPIKLESIFGPRREIGLGSGLGSTTGSVAGDYIDPKLINACDNLHVNSGVSSDASSTPQQLSQSRSRSSSQSTIVHERRQSGEARNLLKRKMRLGRNQFLYDASPEDAGDASSGCSADDEANRSSIEFDEQCWQQQQKQLLANPLPMVMPMVHGHSNMPTFDDFDFEEFLSSFENENDDEQFPLFKDCREFLLNRSTSRQRSFQKATSTPQPTATQQQQQQQHHQNHQSNNNNKSKDVHAHRSDSNIRLVELETQSRLAELEKRAAAEDQQKREIFNRNSADDQQKREIFISIETEANAQGKSPISPDSLRHMVGNSQTPIDVLHIENGNEPEHAKFSKISDTEDVGEELGDRPSQLSSNRLVPSSSSCVLAPNVQLNNAKNLIQKMQSDFRQLGEEAGASMRRTLIANGGRSEEQQQIRDPEPNGQQQHTFQQQPLQHQQVEGSSPPTPSPSADSDELSSLDSYTMLSRGTGSKISTDSAYGSNSPFSLSRQRSSELQLMRPHTASAKLASNLSDASTQAQIKYGTLKARQRLFANNGSSIINNNGSGDGAESSSSGSENSLEVQQNQQHQQHQQLTSNYNYQQQQQHQAQSPPAYNSNTINNNTSVLMTPSTSQHSLFSRQHSSTSSMSSSMKMSKFCHECGAKFIIEHAKFCMECGVRRMVL
- the LOC108132933 gene encoding putative leucine-rich repeat-containing protein DDB_G0290503 isoform X2, producing MSKKMWNKIFKSKSQKSQPLGKINKRHSRGIYEEYQQLNDLLAGEKAQLNFNQNEKENDHGNGCGNANGNANINVFEQQPQQSSFNSLQLSEAQQQHHQQLQQQQQQQLSTFSRVRNTFSLKRNKKQPTNAKSTINATTDLDAEDTIRGTDDDPLPPPPPPLTSGLPVPVPEHVPIQSSDLTPCPCCSRTFNLSALRKHVVICEKSSKKRKVFDSSRQRREGTSLSTYVLPKNFGLPNAERNPGVSPSSQNREAAPEPVSSPLPVRRKSQTEMVRSTARASLRKAASTLSNNSGDSAPLATAPVAAATPSPAAAPPAPRERSLAKRIKAPACDRCPHCDRSFNPKAFDRHVEWCKEKAIQATMKSGNSQETSKAKERLEARKQYRPPNLKTKRSLARDKYSGHHEEVLEAGDMSAPKPNMMSLSMTSSVHSDNNQMVKVRGEPSRGTTQVTNNQMSLYRPNDEDPPSSPPPRERISHRSKRKPSEACSEIDETMDRLRRVEPQALKPARSRKSGSRRDKLEMGDKEISLPNLPQVTMTFDELNGLIKRKGGTPICNVQLDDQEIARLAAKTSHTSIPLVRQARRRLRNRENPNLELRALEQDAVLPNNVEFASLDSSLVPLHRKQREATFSVSEDESPRAEIQIKLESTTMRTLCRPKKRSGAGFTGALSSSEPMRALPMPQLKQSLEAINQSIGKVSLPRLELGNEIKEQEAYDQDEETSELDFDDDLEKDDTRVVVEEPLSEEEEEIVAAVEEPVMTLPPLIKQGNNVSRRLVLLEQDENGTMYIKTAPNGKRRLKRSDSNMSGNTDVSSQHEEIEKQSRQAETEKQSRQAEIEKQSRLAEMEKQSRLTELEMQTRLAEMEKQSRLVELETQSRLAELEKRAAAEDQQKREIFNRNSADDQQKREIFISIETEANAQGKSPISPDSLRHMVGNSQTPIDVLHIENGNEPEHAKFSKISDTEDVGEELGDRPSQLSSNRLVPSSSSCVLAPNVQLNNAKNLIQKMQSDFRQLGEEAGASMRRTLIANGGRSEEQQQIRDPEPNGQQQHTFQQQPLQHQQVEGSSPPTPSPSADSDELSSLDSYTMLSRGTGSKISTDSAYGSNSPFSLSRQRSSELQLMRPHTASAKLASNLSDASTQAQIKYGTLKARQRLFANNGSSIINNNGSGDGAESSSSGSENSLEVQQNQQHQQHQQLTSNYNYQQQQQHQAQSPPAYNSNTINNNTSVLMTPSTSQHSLFSRQHSSTSSMSSSMKMSKFCHECGAKFIIEHAKFCMECGVRRMVL
- the LOC108132933 gene encoding putative leucine-rich repeat-containing protein DDB_G0290503 isoform X1, with the translated sequence MSKKMWNKIFKSKSQKSQPLGKINKRHSRGIYEEYQQLNDLLAGEKAQLNFNQNEKENDHGNGCGNANGNANINVFEQQPQQSSFNSLQLSEAQQQHHQQLQQQQQQQLSTFSRVRNTFSLKRNKKQPTNAKSSESDTPSSVGAASKIDEIATAATVTAATAATSAILTNQSHCNQLQRVLIVVNKIDVATNSPTNHHLHANPTKPTASAIKSTINATTDLDAEDTIRGTDDDPLPPPPPPLTSGLPVPVPEHVPIQSSDLTPCPCCSRTFNLSALRKHVVICEKSSKKRKVFDSSRQRREGTSLSTYVLPKNFGLPNAERNPGVSPSSQNREAAPEPVSSPLPVRRKSQTEMVRSTARASLRKAASTLSNNSGDSAPLATAPVAAATPSPAAAPPAPRERSLAKRIKAPACDRCPHCDRSFNPKAFDRHVEWCKEKAIQATMKSGNSQETSKAKERLEARKQYRPPNLKTKRSLARDKYSGHHEEVLEAGDMSAPKPNMMSLSMTSSVHSDNNQMVKVRGEPSRGTTQVTNNQMSLYRPNDEDPPSSPPPRERISHRSKRKPSEACSEIDETMDRLRRVEPQALKPARSRKSGSRRDKLEMGDKEISLPNLPQVTMTFDELNGLIKRKGGTPICNVQLDDQEIARLAAKTSHTSIPLVRQARRRLRNRENPNLELRALEQDAVLPNNVEFASLDSSLVPLHRKQREATFSVSEDESPRAEIQIKLESTTMRTLCRPKKRSGAGFTGALSSSEPMRALPMPQLKQSLEAINQSIGKVSLPRLELGNEIKEQEAYDQDEETSELDFDDDLEKDDTRVVVEEPLSEEEEEIVAAVEEPVMTLPPLIKQGNNVSRRLVLLEQDENGTMYIKTAPNGKRRLKRSDSNMSGNTDVSSQHEEIEKQSRQAETEKQSRQAEIEKQSRLAEMEKQSRLTELEMQTRLAEMEKQSRLVELETQSRLAELEKRAAAEDQQKREIFNRNSADDQQKREIFISIETEANAQGKSPISPDSLRHMVGNSQTPIDVLHIENGNEPEHAKFSKISDTEDVGEELGDRPSQLSSNRLVPSSSSCVLAPNVQLNNAKNLIQKMQSDFRQLGEEAGASMRRTLIANGGRSEEQQQIRDPEPNGQQQHTFQQQPLQHQQVEGSSPPTPSPSADSDELSSLDSYTMLSRGTGSKISTDSAYGSNSPFSLSRQRSSELQLMRPHTASAKLASNLSDASTQAQIKYGTLKARQRLFANNGSSIINNNGSGDGAESSSSGSENSLEVQQNQQHQQHQQLTSNYNYQQQQQHQAQSPPAYNSNTINNNTSVLMTPSTSQHSLFSRQHSSTSSMSSSMKMSKFCHECGAKFIIEHAKFCMECGVRRMVL